Proteins co-encoded in one Thermomicrobiales bacterium genomic window:
- a CDS encoding CDP-alcohol phosphatidyltransferase family protein: MVSTRFANRVRSRLGPVGRAIARTHISPNALTVAGLLLNAGVAAAIASGHLVLGGVLVLVAGAFDALDGAVARATGKTSAFGGFLDSTVDRYSEAVVFAGLLIYLTRTDAGTIPVLLTYATIVGSLMISYTRCKAEAIGIRGDVGIAQRLERVVILAVALLFAQPIWGLWVLAILTQITAIHRIVHVWRTTREPREQ, encoded by the coding sequence GTGGTTAGCACCCGATTTGCAAACCGTGTTCGATCGCGGCTCGGGCCAGTCGGCCGAGCCATCGCGAGGACGCATATATCGCCGAACGCGTTGACGGTCGCCGGCTTGCTGCTGAACGCCGGCGTTGCCGCGGCCATCGCCAGCGGCCATCTCGTCCTCGGCGGCGTGCTCGTTCTCGTTGCAGGCGCCTTCGATGCACTCGACGGCGCAGTCGCAAGGGCAACCGGCAAGACCAGCGCATTCGGCGGCTTTCTCGATAGTACGGTCGACCGCTACTCGGAGGCAGTCGTCTTTGCCGGACTGCTCATCTACCTCACCCGGACCGATGCAGGGACAATCCCGGTTCTGCTGACCTATGCAACGATCGTCGGGTCGCTGATGATCTCCTACACGCGCTGCAAAGCAGAGGCAATCGGGATTCGGGGCGACGTCGGCATTGCCCAACGCCTTGAGAGAGTCGTCATCCTGGCCGTGGCGCTGCTCTTCGCCCAGCCGATCTGGGGGCTCTGGGTGCTTGCGATTCTGACCCAGATCACTGCCATCCACCGCATCGTCCACGTATGGCGGACGACGCGCGAGCCTCGCGAGCAGTAG
- a CDS encoding ComEC/Rec2 family competence protein, with amino-acid sequence MRDRDNASAARTCLVLMALAAIVLLVVCVILAITILPVRDGSHDTTPATAPMAESGKLIFAVLDVGQGLCAAIVTPDGHAMVIDGGRSGDRVKQEVIPFLRQHGVERLDYVVITHPDQDHIGGLPTLLDAIPVAAWVDPVIPTTNQSYERALTMVADKGIKPIRARRGMDLDLGPGVGVHILWPADPLAPTASDNNNSVVVKVTWGNVSFLVTGDAEAPTERKMIDLEQGEELRSTFLVVGHHGSSSSSSTAFLDTVSPSVALIPVGLNNSYGHPADQTIQRLRMRNIQIYRTDLDGRIEVTTDGRGYDIRTAKAGS; translated from the coding sequence ATGCGCGACCGCGACAATGCCTCAGCCGCCCGCACGTGCCTGGTGCTCATGGCGCTCGCGGCGATCGTTCTGCTGGTCGTCTGTGTCATCCTGGCCATCACGATTCTCCCTGTGAGAGACGGCAGCCACGACACAACGCCGGCCACCGCGCCGATGGCAGAGAGCGGAAAGCTGATCTTCGCCGTACTCGATGTCGGACAGGGCCTCTGCGCCGCTATCGTGACCCCCGATGGCCACGCGATGGTGATCGATGGCGGGCGATCGGGTGACCGGGTGAAGCAGGAGGTTATCCCGTTTCTTCGCCAACATGGCGTCGAACGTCTCGACTATGTCGTGATAACCCACCCGGATCAGGATCATATCGGAGGGCTGCCCACGCTGCTGGATGCGATACCAGTGGCCGCGTGGGTCGATCCGGTAATTCCAACGACAAACCAGAGCTACGAGCGCGCATTGACAATGGTTGCCGACAAGGGGATCAAGCCAATTCGGGCTCGCAGAGGCATGGATCTGGACCTCGGGCCGGGTGTCGGCGTCCATATTCTGTGGCCGGCCGACCCACTGGCGCCCACTGCGAGCGACAACAATAACAGCGTGGTCGTGAAGGTCACCTGGGGCAACGTGTCATTCCTCGTTACCGGAGACGCCGAAGCGCCGACCGAGCGAAAGATGATCGATCTGGAGCAGGGCGAGGAGCTACGCTCGACATTCCTCGTTGTCGGCCACCACGGGAGCTCGTCATCCTCATCCACCGCGTTTCTCGACACGGTCTCGCCATCGGTCGCGCTCATCCCGGTTGGGCTGAACAATTCGTATGGCCACCCTGCCGACCAGACCATTCAACGGCTTCGAATGCGTAACATACAGATCTATCGGACCGACCTTGACGGGCGGATCGAAGTGACGACCGACGGCCGAGGCTACGATATCCGCACCGCGAAGGCTGGGAGTTAG
- a CDS encoding DUF3006 domain-containing protein, whose protein sequence is MSARVTVDEISRTEHGELVATLVTDDGRVLVVPLASLPADVRDGDVLDASFERLPDETATRRERIDALQRRLFGEP, encoded by the coding sequence ATGAGCGCGCGCGTGACTGTCGACGAAATCTCGCGGACCGAGCATGGCGAGCTGGTAGCCACGCTGGTAACTGATGACGGGCGGGTTCTCGTCGTGCCACTGGCAAGCCTCCCAGCCGACGTCCGGGATGGCGATGTGCTCGATGCGTCATTCGAGCGATTGCCGGATGAGACCGCGACGCGGCGGGAGCGGATCGACGCGCTCCAGCGCCGGCTGTTCGGCGAGCCCTGA
- a CDS encoding LysM peptidoglycan-binding domain-containing protein: MPREAAGVARAWRGFVIVLSLTLVVGCSGGIRNRGDEASPVAGATPTTERPPSMPILTPTPVAPPAQTTGPTTVAPAENPATYVVIDGDSLYAIALRFGVDLNMLIELNGLRDPNDISVGQELKIPPKP; encoded by the coding sequence ATGCCACGGGAAGCAGCGGGCGTCGCCAGGGCATGGCGCGGGTTCGTCATCGTCCTGTCACTCACGCTCGTCGTGGGTTGCTCCGGCGGGATTCGCAATCGCGGGGATGAGGCATCACCAGTCGCCGGCGCCACGCCGACCACAGAGCGACCACCATCGATGCCAATTCTCACGCCCACCCCGGTTGCTCCCCCGGCGCAGACGACAGGCCCAACCACTGTCGCGCCAGCAGAAAACCCTGCCACCTACGTGGTCATCGATGGTGACTCTCTCTACGCCATTGCGCTGCGCTTTGGTGTCGACCTGAATATGTTGATCGAGTTGAACGGACTCCGCGACCCGAACGATATCAGCGTCGGTCAGGAGCTGAAGATCCCGCCAAAGCCCTGA
- a CDS encoding Ig-like domain-containing protein, producing the protein MGEAGKSSRLASMLSRISLAAALILPMLATLPASAGPPGHPHFHRTWERTDRPVLDQTARRTWMWGPAAFSDELPETYLEAARGSRTVQYYDKSRMEITDPAGDVSSPWFVTNGLLVVELVTGRLQVGNNVFVPLPAAAVNVAGDPDDLSGPTYATIATVLDAPAAPPGASYAERLSRDGTIVRDPALAARDVRVALVDDVTRHAIAAPFWAFMTSSGAVWDGGGIVDNPLFENPYYATGRPISEAYWATVRVGGTPHDVLLQCFERRCLTYTPDNPDGWQVEAGNVGRHYFTWRYEAGLEFTVAWVDALSGGDVAHGETVSLQIPPSALANAAIVSMVPAVASGTLDGFLPTGRAWRVDVDREPLLSPVTLSLGIDTSLLPANVDPAGAVLAFFDEEAGRWVAVPTILDAGARRATTTTTHLSIWQLFMPTRDDGGDPPPAPTPPPGPSPAPSPAPNSVPIVDLNGPDTPGNDGALLTRAGGDPIRVAPMATISDPDSETLMSVTIELLGATNGERESIAATAAPSVVVSRDSSGQRLQLSGPAGIGVMQDVLRSLTYQHDGGQVTSGARRIVVRASDASTTGPAATVIVTVAANQMPAAGDARAATDEDTSLPLTLVATDPDGDALTWSIDTEPGHGTLAGIAPVLTYVPATNFHGVDQFTWSVNDGHGGVATALLTIDVRPVNDPPVAFAASFETDEDVAIAITLAGSDIDGDDLSSSVLSEPAHGTLSGVAPDLTYTPTLDYSGMDSFTFAVSDGIETSAVAAVTILVRPVNDPPVAGAQQIETDEDVPLAIVLAATDDGEDLVFVIVDGPRHGTLSGGAPHLIYAPDPDFHGSDSFTFTASDGEYHSATATVSIVVNPVNDRPTASSQSITVLEDGEVFFTVTGADVDGDAVRFNFTRMPTLGVIAIDGEWSCVTGSMPRVCSHVVYYAPFADLNGTDSFEFTVTDGKLTSAPATVSITIVPVNDPPVARDDSVTTTEDARDVVIDLLGNDSTAPDVGETLEIISVESFSHGGSALIVDGTVLYTPAPDFHGTETFRYTISDGNGGTASATVTIVVTGVNDDPTAVDDAIELDEDSDWTALYVLANDSIAPDRDETLTIVSHTSPAHGSLVLDGLLQYRPAANYFGTDSFRYTISDGNGGSATATVTITILPVNDPPVANDDAVEIDEDVGPVVIDALANDSFAPDVGETLTIAVVGVATLGVAEIMPGGAAIRYTPALNVNGVDTFTYTIADDGGLTATATVTVTIAAINDPPTVATPAGTLMWVEDDAPLAIVPGLTVDDVDSDIVGATVAFGSRPDGAAEVLSVVVGYPAIAVTVDAATGTVTLAGGASSAEYQSALRSIHYVNLSQAPTAGDRVVTITVSDGELVASATVVIEVVPVNDPPVLVFGGIVGPSVGPVVLDVSATLIDVDSFDFDGGQLSATITGGYDDGDTLLVRPDGPLGVAGSLLTWDDGGGAVVIGTAEISERLLVVTFNAAATPARVQAVVRALAFQTISSSTGDRLVSVVVSDGDGGGSETGIVTVGVNRPPDAITLSSTAIPEDAAEGDVVGIITGSDPDGDTLTFELVSGFDPRFEIVLSNGAWLLRVAAGAAFDHETEPDVALTIRASDPAGRIYQETFTIAIADVNEPPALIAPSSIQIAENSVVGSIVGVVGVTDPDAGQHHAFSITAGNDAGAFVIDAATGTITVADNAPLDFETTPTFHLVVTVTDDGAPPLSATATITIQLTDVPEGGVDTEPPVVENLTYDGLIGNLLLRAGTSDGLLSTASDPEGSTLSIVSAEPYGGSAFGSLVWQSDGSFTWDPPAGAKYTAGTWQITVTDTAGHETTGLVTFELTNKRVLFVDNTYAGSTQNGHRSTPYTTLAAAASGSGIGDIIYLAASSVSYTGGVALKTNVTLVGAGVVGEGMRSVVGLPPLSRGAQEYPAINGVKPIITNPSGPGLDLASGNTIVGLTLGATRGVALSGNGGGVQAGPTVRDVDIVGAGSKVGAAIQLSRYVGGSLTFDTIQRELTNSTGAQAVVDLAQMPTTELVVTGLFSATSSIGGGLRLHDAGSVELRGPVAITTDGFRGIHVSSTALRLTGVNSRSVVTTGSEFAIFVRNGATFTVANGDLFVEATGANALDIYGSTIEMTGAGSVIKATNGVGLIMRDATIGPAGVAIEAVFATGAENGVVVGMVGGDGALIIGPDAPDSVFGDGGVIVGTTGSAVLLQNAPQVTLRHLVIGAADAVVGEAASAVDAVAGIGIDAYFVTGLTLDHVKIARTGSHGIAGVEVSDFSMTRSEILNAGDGPGEHGLWFDGPARGGENGMTGVALIADSIIDGFWDTGLVVRNVPSEATALDLTVEGTTFSGNKHAGGGVYLRAEGLTTIDARIDSCAFERLTGPTVDALAVGTGVLNLINQ; encoded by the coding sequence ATGGGCGAGGCGGGGAAGAGCTCGCGGCTCGCGAGCATGCTCTCTCGGATTTCTCTGGCGGCGGCGCTTATCTTGCCAATGCTGGCTACTCTCCCGGCATCCGCCGGCCCGCCCGGACATCCTCACTTTCATCGCACCTGGGAGCGGACCGATCGGCCGGTCCTCGACCAGACGGCGCGACGAACGTGGATGTGGGGTCCTGCCGCGTTCAGCGACGAGCTTCCGGAGACGTATCTCGAGGCTGCCCGTGGCTCCCGCACAGTCCAGTACTACGACAAGTCGCGGATGGAGATTACTGACCCGGCCGGCGATGTGTCGTCACCGTGGTTCGTGACCAACGGTCTTCTCGTCGTTGAGCTCGTCACCGGCCGGCTGCAGGTCGGCAACAATGTATTCGTCCCGCTCCCTGCTGCGGCAGTAAACGTGGCCGGCGATCCAGATGATCTATCCGGCCCGACCTACGCCACCATCGCGACAGTGCTCGATGCTCCGGCGGCCCCGCCCGGAGCGAGCTATGCCGAGCGACTCTCGCGCGATGGCACTATCGTCAGAGATCCTGCGCTTGCGGCGCGTGATGTCCGAGTGGCGCTGGTCGACGACGTGACACGTCACGCGATCGCCGCGCCGTTCTGGGCGTTCATGACATCGTCCGGGGCAGTCTGGGATGGCGGAGGGATCGTCGACAACCCGCTCTTCGAGAATCCGTATTACGCAACCGGCCGGCCGATCAGTGAGGCGTACTGGGCAACAGTCCGCGTCGGCGGAACCCCACACGACGTGCTGCTGCAATGCTTCGAACGGCGCTGCTTGACGTACACGCCAGATAACCCGGACGGCTGGCAAGTCGAGGCCGGTAACGTTGGCCGGCACTACTTCACGTGGCGATATGAGGCGGGGCTCGAGTTCACCGTCGCCTGGGTTGATGCGCTGTCCGGAGGAGACGTCGCGCATGGTGAGACCGTGTCGCTCCAGATCCCGCCCTCCGCGCTCGCCAATGCCGCGATCGTTTCGATGGTGCCGGCGGTCGCGAGTGGGACGCTGGATGGCTTTCTTCCAACAGGTCGCGCTTGGCGTGTGGATGTCGACCGGGAGCCGCTTCTCAGCCCGGTGACGCTCTCTCTCGGTATCGATACGTCGTTGTTGCCGGCCAACGTCGATCCGGCTGGCGCCGTCCTCGCCTTCTTCGATGAGGAGGCAGGTCGCTGGGTTGCCGTGCCAACGATCCTCGATGCTGGGGCGCGCCGCGCGACGACAACGACGACGCACCTGTCGATCTGGCAGCTATTCATGCCAACCCGGGATGATGGCGGTGACCCGCCACCGGCGCCAACTCCCCCGCCTGGCCCGTCGCCAGCTCCGTCGCCTGCGCCGAATAGTGTGCCTATCGTGGATCTCAACGGACCGGATACGCCGGGGAACGATGGTGCGTTACTGACGCGCGCGGGCGGGGACCCGATCAGGGTCGCGCCGATGGCGACGATCAGCGACCCGGATAGCGAGACGCTCATGTCGGTGACCATCGAGCTCCTCGGCGCCACGAACGGCGAGCGGGAGTCGATAGCGGCAACGGCCGCGCCTTCGGTGGTTGTCAGTCGGGACAGCAGTGGGCAACGGCTTCAGCTCAGCGGGCCGGCCGGGATCGGCGTGATGCAGGATGTCCTGCGTTCGCTAACGTACCAGCATGATGGCGGTCAGGTGACATCCGGGGCGCGGCGAATCGTCGTCCGAGCGAGTGACGCGAGCACGACTGGGCCGGCCGCAACGGTCATTGTCACAGTCGCCGCGAATCAGATGCCAGCGGCCGGCGATGCCAGAGCCGCCACCGACGAGGACACCTCCCTGCCGCTTACCCTGGTGGCGACGGACCCGGATGGTGATGCGCTGACCTGGTCGATCGATACGGAACCGGGGCATGGGACACTCGCCGGGATCGCGCCAGTGCTCACCTATGTGCCCGCGACCAACTTCCATGGCGTCGACCAGTTCACATGGAGCGTCAATGATGGCCACGGCGGCGTGGCGACGGCGCTCCTCACGATCGACGTGCGACCAGTGAACGATCCGCCAGTTGCGTTCGCGGCGTCGTTCGAGACAGACGAGGATGTCGCGATTGCGATTACGCTCGCTGGAAGCGACATCGATGGTGATGATCTTTCGTCTTCCGTTCTCTCTGAGCCTGCCCATGGGACGCTGAGCGGGGTCGCACCAGATCTCACCTACACCCCGACACTGGACTACTCGGGCATGGATAGCTTCACCTTCGCCGTGTCGGACGGTATTGAGACCTCCGCCGTGGCGGCGGTAACGATCCTCGTGCGCCCAGTCAATGACCCACCGGTGGCCGGCGCGCAACAGATCGAGACAGACGAGGATGTCCCGCTTGCGATCGTACTGGCTGCCACCGACGACGGAGAAGATCTCGTCTTCGTCATCGTCGATGGTCCGCGCCACGGCACGCTCTCCGGGGGCGCCCCGCACTTGATCTACGCGCCGGATCCCGACTTCCACGGCAGCGACTCGTTCACCTTTACCGCGAGCGATGGTGAATATCACTCGGCCACTGCGACTGTCTCGATCGTCGTCAACCCGGTGAATGACCGGCCGACCGCATCGTCCCAGTCGATCACGGTGCTGGAGGACGGCGAAGTGTTCTTCACCGTGACGGGCGCCGATGTCGATGGCGACGCCGTTCGATTCAACTTCACCCGGATGCCGACGCTCGGCGTCATCGCGATCGATGGTGAATGGAGCTGTGTGACCGGGTCAATGCCACGGGTCTGCAGCCACGTCGTTTACTACGCGCCGTTTGCCGACCTGAACGGGACTGACAGCTTCGAGTTCACCGTCACTGATGGCAAGCTCACCTCGGCCCCGGCGACAGTGTCGATTACGATCGTGCCGGTGAACGACCCGCCAGTCGCCCGGGATGACTCAGTAACGACGACCGAAGATGCGAGAGACGTCGTCATCGATCTGCTTGGCAACGATTCCACTGCTCCTGACGTGGGCGAGACGCTGGAGATCATCAGTGTCGAGTCGTTCAGCCATGGCGGTTCAGCGCTGATAGTCGACGGGACCGTGCTCTATACTCCCGCGCCAGATTTCCACGGCACGGAGACGTTTCGCTACACGATCTCGGATGGCAACGGCGGCACGGCGAGCGCCACGGTGACGATAGTCGTCACGGGCGTCAACGACGACCCGACCGCGGTAGACGACGCGATCGAGCTCGACGAGGATAGCGATTGGACTGCGCTCTACGTCTTGGCCAACGACAGCATCGCGCCGGACCGCGATGAGACGCTAACGATCGTCTCTCACACATCACCGGCGCACGGGTCGTTGGTCCTGGACGGCCTGTTGCAGTACCGGCCGGCCGCCAATTACTTCGGCACGGACTCGTTCCGCTATACGATCTCGGACGGCAACGGTGGCAGCGCGACGGCGACGGTCACAATCACTATCCTGCCGGTCAATGACCCGCCCGTCGCGAACGATGATGCGGTCGAGATCGACGAGGATGTCGGGCCGGTGGTGATCGACGCGCTGGCGAATGACTCGTTCGCGCCGGACGTGGGCGAGACCCTCACCATTGCCGTCGTTGGCGTCGCGACGCTTGGCGTGGCTGAGATCATGCCTGGCGGCGCTGCGATCCGATATACGCCGGCGCTGAACGTAAATGGCGTCGATACGTTCACGTACACGATCGCCGATGACGGCGGGTTGACCGCGACGGCGACAGTGACCGTCACGATCGCGGCGATCAACGATCCTCCGACCGTCGCGACGCCAGCGGGAACGCTCATGTGGGTCGAAGATGACGCGCCACTGGCCATTGTGCCGGGACTGACGGTGGACGATGTCGATTCGGATATCGTCGGCGCCACCGTCGCGTTCGGCAGTCGGCCCGACGGCGCGGCGGAGGTTCTGTCCGTTGTTGTGGGCTATCCCGCGATCGCAGTGACGGTCGACGCCGCCACTGGGACCGTGACATTGGCCGGCGGGGCGTCCTCGGCCGAGTATCAGTCGGCGCTCCGCAGTATTCACTATGTCAACTTGTCGCAAGCCCCGACGGCGGGTGATCGCGTTGTGACGATCACGGTCAGTGACGGCGAGCTTGTCGCGAGCGCGACGGTGGTAATCGAGGTCGTGCCGGTCAACGATCCGCCGGTGCTGGTCTTCGGTGGCATCGTCGGCCCCAGTGTTGGCCCGGTCGTTCTCGATGTCAGTGCAACGTTGATCGACGTGGATTCGTTCGACTTTGACGGCGGCCAACTTTCGGCGACGATCACTGGCGGGTACGACGACGGCGATACACTGCTCGTTCGGCCAGATGGGCCGCTCGGCGTAGCTGGCAGCCTGCTGACCTGGGATGACGGCGGTGGGGCTGTTGTCATTGGAACGGCCGAAATCTCCGAACGGCTGCTCGTCGTCACGTTCAATGCCGCCGCAACGCCGGCCCGCGTTCAGGCCGTCGTTCGCGCTCTTGCGTTCCAGACGATCTCCAGCTCGACAGGTGACCGCCTCGTGTCGGTCGTCGTCAGCGATGGCGATGGTGGCGGGAGTGAGACGGGCATCGTCACTGTCGGTGTCAACCGGCCGCCCGACGCCATCACTCTCTCGTCGACGGCCATCCCCGAAGATGCCGCGGAGGGGGACGTCGTCGGGATAATCACCGGGAGTGATCCCGACGGCGACACGCTCACCTTCGAGCTGGTGTCCGGGTTCGATCCGCGGTTCGAGATCGTGCTCTCCAATGGCGCCTGGTTGCTGCGCGTCGCGGCTGGCGCTGCGTTCGATCACGAGACAGAGCCAGATGTTGCGCTGACGATCCGCGCCAGCGACCCCGCCGGCCGCATATATCAGGAGACGTTCACGATTGCCATTGCCGATGTCAACGAGCCGCCGGCGCTCATCGCTCCGTCGTCGATCCAGATCGCGGAGAACAGCGTGGTTGGTTCCATTGTCGGCGTCGTCGGTGTTACAGATCCGGACGCCGGCCAGCACCATGCGTTCAGTATTACTGCCGGGAATGACGCGGGCGCGTTTGTGATCGATGCCGCGACCGGCACGATCACCGTGGCAGACAACGCCCCGCTCGACTTCGAGACGACTCCGACGTTTCATCTCGTAGTAACCGTCACCGACGATGGCGCTCCGCCGCTTTCCGCGACTGCAACCATCACGATTCAGCTGACCGACGTTCCTGAGGGTGGCGTCGATACCGAGCCGCCAGTCGTGGAGAACCTGACCTATGACGGATTGATCGGCAATCTGCTGTTGCGGGCTGGCACGTCGGACGGCCTGCTCAGCACCGCGAGTGACCCGGAGGGTTCGACGCTCTCGATCGTGTCCGCCGAACCGTATGGCGGGTCGGCGTTCGGGTCGCTCGTCTGGCAGTCGGATGGCAGCTTCACCTGGGATCCGCCGGCCGGCGCGAAGTACACGGCGGGAACCTGGCAGATCACCGTCACGGACACCGCCGGACATGAGACGACTGGCCTGGTCACCTTCGAGCTGACGAACAAGCGTGTTCTCTTTGTCGACAACACCTACGCTGGGTCGACGCAGAACGGCCATCGCTCGACGCCATACACGACCCTTGCCGCGGCAGCGAGCGGATCCGGAATCGGAGACATCATCTACCTCGCTGCCAGCAGCGTGTCGTATACGGGTGGTGTGGCACTCAAGACCAACGTGACACTCGTCGGCGCAGGGGTGGTTGGCGAGGGTATGCGATCGGTCGTCGGCCTACCGCCGCTGTCGCGCGGCGCGCAGGAGTATCCGGCGATCAACGGCGTCAAACCGATAATCACCAACCCCAGCGGACCCGGGCTGGACCTGGCGAGTGGCAACACGATCGTTGGCCTGACCCTCGGCGCAACGCGGGGTGTTGCGTTGTCCGGCAATGGTGGCGGCGTTCAGGCCGGCCCGACGGTCCGTGACGTCGATATCGTGGGCGCCGGATCGAAGGTTGGCGCGGCGATCCAGCTGTCACGATATGTCGGGGGGAGCCTGACGTTCGATACGATCCAGCGGGAGCTGACCAATTCGACCGGCGCGCAGGCAGTCGTCGATCTGGCGCAGATGCCGACCACGGAGCTCGTCGTGACCGGACTCTTCAGCGCGACCAGCTCTATCGGTGGCGGTCTCCGACTCCACGATGCGGGCTCGGTTGAGCTGCGCGGCCCGGTTGCGATCACGACTGACGGATTCAGAGGCATCCATGTCAGCTCGACTGCGTTGCGGCTTACGGGCGTCAACAGCAGGTCGGTCGTGACGACCGGGTCGGAGTTTGCGATCTTTGTCCGAAACGGCGCAACGTTCACCGTCGCCAACGGAGACCTGTTCGTCGAGGCAACCGGCGCAAACGCGCTCGATATCTACGGCTCAACAATCGAAATGACCGGCGCCGGGAGTGTCATCAAAGCGACGAATGGAGTCGGTCTCATCATGCGTGATGCGACGATCGGCCCGGCCGGCGTTGCGATTGAGGCTGTGTTCGCAACAGGCGCGGAGAACGGCGTCGTCGTCGGGATGGTTGGCGGCGACGGGGCGCTCATCATCGGCCCGGATGCTCCGGACAGTGTGTTCGGGGATGGCGGGGTGATCGTGGGGACCACTGGCTCAGCCGTGCTGCTCCAGAACGCACCACAGGTCACGCTGCGTCATCTTGTCATCGGCGCGGCCGATGCCGTCGTCGGGGAGGCGGCATCTGCTGTGGATGCTGTGGCCGGAATCGGCATCGATGCCTACTTCGTCACTGGTTTGACCCTCGACCACGTGAAGATCGCGCGGACCGGGTCGCACGGCATCGCGGGTGTTGAGGTTTCGGATTTCTCGATGACCCGTAGCGAGATCCTCAATGCAGGTGACGGTCCCGGTGAGCATGGGCTCTGGTTCGACGGGCCAGCCCGTGGCGGAGAGAACGGGATGACCGGCGTTGCGCTCATCGCCGACAGCATCATCGACGGCTTCTGGGATACCGGCCTGGTGGTGCGGAACGTACCCAGCGAGGCAACGGCGCTTGACCTGACCGTCGAGGGGACGACGTTCTCCGGCAACAAGCACGCCGGCGGTGGTGTCTACCTGCGTGCTGAGGGCCTGACTACTATCGACGCTCGTATCGACAGTTGCGCCTTCGAGCGTCTGACTGGTCCGACGGTTGACGCTCTGGCTGTCGGAACCGGGGTGCTGAATCTGATCAACCAGTAG
- a CDS encoding FAD-binding oxidoreductase has product MKTKADVVVIGGGIMGSATAYELARRGSDVVLLEKGPKGGQQSTRAWGFVRQQGRDLAELPLAIASNRIWPELSAELGSDVEWVQQGNLMIADNEERMQQFRDWVAASRDYGVDTRLISPEEIHKLVPGIQGEWLGGMYTPSDGHAEPGKAPAAFTDAAQRLGATIETDCTAQSIELAGGRVIGVRTDRGTIAAPLVVVAAGGWSSRLLRTVGLNLPQLVVRGTAVETVPVPPITGVAVAIRGGLAFRQRPGGSLYMSLVGGSDHEVTLDSFRYARDFMPNYRANRGFLEWRVTGALLRDAARSIPGSPTRVPGFDPRPQIDPTPNNDIVEGCRRELGQLFPALENTLLARKWAGLIDTMPDGIPVIGAIDERPGLIVATGFSGHGFALGPIVGRVVSELILDGQPSVDLHKLRYSRFKEKDVAPPRATI; this is encoded by the coding sequence ATGAAGACAAAGGCCGATGTCGTCGTTATTGGCGGCGGAATCATGGGCAGCGCAACCGCATACGAGCTTGCCCGGCGCGGCTCGGATGTCGTGCTGCTGGAGAAGGGCCCGAAGGGCGGGCAGCAGTCTACGCGCGCCTGGGGGTTCGTCCGACAGCAGGGGCGCGACCTGGCGGAGTTGCCACTGGCAATTGCCAGCAACAGGATCTGGCCGGAACTTTCGGCCGAGCTCGGTAGCGATGTCGAATGGGTCCAGCAGGGCAACCTGATGATCGCTGACAACGAGGAGCGGATGCAGCAATTCCGCGACTGGGTGGCTGCGTCACGCGACTACGGCGTCGATACGCGTCTCATTTCGCCCGAAGAGATTCACAAGCTCGTGCCCGGGATTCAGGGTGAATGGCTCGGGGGGATGTATACGCCCAGCGATGGCCACGCCGAGCCGGGCAAAGCGCCGGCCGCCTTCACCGACGCAGCTCAGCGGCTGGGGGCGACCATTGAGACGGACTGCACCGCGCAATCCATCGAGCTGGCCGGCGGGCGCGTTATTGGAGTCCGCACCGACCGGGGCACGATCGCAGCGCCGCTCGTCGTCGTGGCGGCCGGCGGCTGGTCGAGCCGCCTGCTACGGACTGTCGGGCTGAACCTGCCACAGCTTGTCGTTCGTGGGACAGCCGTTGAGACAGTGCCCGTGCCACCAATCACCGGTGTTGCGGTGGCCATCCGTGGCGGGTTGGCCTTTCGGCAGCGACCAGGCGGCTCGCTCTATATGTCGCTCGTTGGCGGTTCCGACCACGAGGTGACGCTCGATTCGTTCCGCTACGCGCGAGACTTCATGCCGAACTACCGGGCAAACCGCGGATTCCTTGAGTGGAGGGTCACCGGCGCGCTGCTACGCGACGCGGCCCGCTCGATCCCCGGTTCGCCGACGCGCGTCCCCGGCTTCGATCCCCGACCGCAGATCGACCCAACGCCGAACAACGATATCGTTGAGGGCTGTCGTCGCGAGCTGGGCCAGCTCTTCCCGGCGCTGGAGAACACATTGCTGGCGCGCAAGTGGGCCGGCCTGATCGACACGATGCCGGACGGCATTCCGGTCATCGGCGCGATCGACGAACGGCCCGGCCTGATCGTGGCGACCGGCTTCAGCGGCCACGGCTTCGCCCTCGGCCCGATCGTCGGCCGAGTCGTCTCCGAGCTGATCCTCGACGGCCAACCCTCGGTCGACCTGCACAAGCTGCGCTACAGTCGATTCAAGGAAAAGGACGTCGCTCCACCCCGCGCGACGATCTAG